From a single Lolium rigidum isolate FL_2022 chromosome 7, APGP_CSIRO_Lrig_0.1, whole genome shotgun sequence genomic region:
- the LOC124670230 gene encoding auxin-responsive protein SAUR32-like — MEQLGAKKSNKITEIVRLQQMLKKWRKLSVASKDTAAASTPTTVTVTAGGNGTGESKAKKFLKRTLSFTENPTSGSPSGPPPKGHLAVSVGPAMRRFVIPTEYLKHPAFAALLQEAEEEFGFQQEGLLRIPCEVPAFEAILRAVEKKDAAFFYCSAEFASAADEVGRGTPLCR; from the coding sequence ATGGAGCAGCTCGGGGCCAAGAAGTCCAACAAGATCACGGAGATCGTTCGCCTGCAGCAGATGCTCAAGAAGTGGCGCAAGCTCTCCGTCGCGTCCAAGGACACGGCGGCGGCCTCCACGCCCACCACCGTCACGGTCACCGCCGGCGGCAATGGCACCGGCGAGAGCAAGGCCAAGAAGTTCCTGAAGCGGACGCTGTCCTTCACGGAGAACCCGACCTCCGGGTCGCCGTCAGGGCCGCCGCCCAAGGGCCACCTGGCGGTGTCGGTCGGCCCGGCGATGCGGCGGTTCGTGATCCCGACGGAGTACCTGAAGCACCCGGCGTTCGCGGCGCTGCtccaggaggcggaggaggagttcGGGTTCCAGCAGGAGGGCCTGCTCCGCATCCCCTGCGAGGTGCCCGCCTTCGAGGCCATCCTCAGGGCCGTCGAGAAGAAGGACGCCGCCTTCTTCTACTGCAGCGCCGagttcgcctccgccgccgacgaGGTCGGCCGCGGCACCCCGCTGTGCAGATAG